One Williamsia phyllosphaerae DNA segment encodes these proteins:
- a CDS encoding pyridoxamine 5'-phosphate oxidase family protein → MSDSVPGPAVSWDEFVDAAPTVSAVFRRRHAAAGNLVMMATVRADGSPRISPVEPREFEGRLWIVGMPDTTKFWDLGRDRRFCLHTATVDSQVSEGDAKLFGRVVDVPDPALHQRFAQMIFDDIGLDLRGQTFDHFYSAEITGASSVAIVSGDDTPDRMEVTVWTPGAPERVVVKH, encoded by the coding sequence ATGTCCGATTCGGTTCCGGGTCCCGCTGTGTCATGGGACGAGTTCGTCGACGCCGCGCCCACCGTGTCGGCCGTCTTCCGCCGACGGCACGCCGCCGCGGGCAACCTGGTCATGATGGCGACCGTGCGTGCCGACGGTTCCCCGCGCATCAGCCCGGTCGAGCCGCGCGAGTTCGAGGGCAGGCTGTGGATCGTGGGCATGCCCGACACCACGAAGTTCTGGGACCTCGGTCGCGATCGGAGGTTCTGTCTGCACACGGCCACCGTCGACAGCCAGGTCTCCGAGGGCGACGCGAAGCTGTTCGGGCGCGTCGTCGACGTGCCCGATCCCGCTCTGCACCAGCGCTTCGCGCAGATGATCTTCGACGACATCGGGCTCGACCTCCGGGGCCAGACGTTCGACCACTTCTACTCGGCCGAGATCACCGGGGCATCCTCGGTCGCGATCGTCAGCGGAGACGACACCCCGGACCGCATGGAGGTCACCGTGTGGACGCCCGGCGCCCCCGAGCGCGTCGTCGTCAAACACTGA
- the nadB gene encoding L-aspartate oxidase: protein MDEIRTDLVVVGAGVAGLTAAISAAEAGLQVTVINKGRPWRLGVASDTATQYAQGGIAVVDPTSAVDPDDGVDSVARHLADTLVAGAGHSDPVAARAILADGYDAVAALIGWGAHFDTDIDGRLLRTREGGHGVRRIIHAGGDATGAQVQRALGVAVRRWIDAGRVRVVDDSIVTSILMSQGRAVGVAVRDADGRVAHITGSSVLLATGGLGHLYAATTNPAGSTGDGIALALCVGAEVSDLEFIQFHPTMLYSPGARGRRTLISEAVRGEGAVLVDSSGRSIMDGVHPLRDLAPRDVVARAVHSAKAERGEPCVYLDARGVPDVAERFPTVTAGVRAIGIDPQRQLIPVVPGAHYLCGGVVTDIDGRTSIDGLLAAGEVARTGLHGANRLASNSLLEGLVMGRRAAVTAETAVRAGISVTDRVASSDTDVRPVVSRSLLQDAMSASAAVVRDASGLGRLNDLIDSAPIRRIRSIRDVEDANLTAVAAAVVHAAVRREGSLGCHFRSDDLVSEAGPENGFHATNRLAVSRT, encoded by the coding sequence ATGGATGAGATACGGACCGACCTAGTGGTGGTGGGCGCGGGCGTGGCGGGCCTCACTGCGGCGATCAGTGCCGCGGAGGCGGGCCTGCAGGTCACCGTGATCAACAAGGGGCGTCCGTGGCGTCTCGGGGTCGCGTCCGACACCGCCACCCAGTACGCCCAGGGCGGCATCGCCGTCGTCGATCCGACCTCGGCAGTCGACCCCGACGACGGGGTGGACTCCGTCGCCCGCCACCTCGCCGACACCCTCGTGGCCGGTGCGGGCCACTCGGACCCGGTGGCCGCGCGCGCGATCCTCGCCGACGGTTACGACGCCGTCGCCGCGCTGATCGGGTGGGGCGCGCACTTCGACACCGACATCGACGGCCGTCTGTTGCGCACGCGCGAGGGCGGACACGGCGTCCGGCGGATCATCCACGCCGGGGGTGATGCGACCGGGGCGCAGGTGCAGCGTGCCCTCGGGGTCGCGGTGCGTCGGTGGATCGACGCCGGTCGGGTCCGCGTCGTCGACGACAGCATCGTGACGTCCATCCTGATGTCGCAGGGGCGCGCGGTCGGTGTGGCGGTGCGTGACGCCGACGGCCGTGTCGCCCACATCACCGGGTCGTCGGTCCTGCTCGCCACCGGCGGTCTCGGCCACCTCTACGCCGCGACCACGAACCCCGCAGGCAGCACCGGCGACGGCATCGCGTTGGCACTCTGCGTCGGTGCGGAGGTGTCGGATCTCGAGTTCATCCAGTTCCATCCGACGATGCTGTATTCACCTGGCGCCCGTGGTCGGCGGACGCTCATCAGTGAGGCCGTCCGCGGCGAGGGCGCTGTGCTCGTCGACTCGTCGGGACGTTCGATCATGGACGGCGTGCACCCGCTGCGCGATCTCGCACCGCGTGATGTGGTGGCGCGTGCCGTGCATTCCGCGAAGGCCGAGCGCGGCGAGCCGTGCGTCTACCTCGACGCCCGCGGGGTCCCCGACGTCGCCGAGCGGTTCCCGACCGTGACCGCGGGGGTGCGTGCGATCGGCATCGACCCACAGCGGCAGCTGATCCCGGTGGTGCCCGGGGCGCATTACCTGTGCGGCGGGGTGGTCACCGACATCGACGGGCGCACCTCGATCGACGGTCTGCTCGCGGCCGGCGAGGTGGCGCGGACCGGACTGCATGGCGCCAACCGGCTCGCGTCGAACAGCCTGCTCGAGGGTTTGGTGATGGGGCGACGTGCCGCGGTCACCGCGGAAACCGCAGTGCGAGCAGGTATCTCCGTCACTGACCGGGTCGCGTCGTCGGACACCGACGTGCGTCCGGTGGTGTCGCGGTCGCTGCTACAGGATGCCATGTCCGCCTCCGCCGCGGTGGTCCGTGACGCATCGGGACTGGGGCGACTCAACGATCTGATCGACTCCGCCCCGATCCGCCGGATCCGATCGATCCGCGACGTCGAGGACGCGAACCTGACCGCGGTGGCGGCGGCGGTCGTCCACGCCGCGGTGCGACGGGAGGGATCGCTGGGTTGCCACTTCCGGTCGGATGATCTCGTGTCAGAGGCTGGGCCGGAGAACGGGTTCCACGCGACGAATCGGCTCGCGGTCAGTCGTACGTGA
- a CDS encoding SMI1/KNR4 family protein: MSVSSEWTELMAALDSLSDRALTFLPPAPAADLAAAEAATEAVWPEQLREFYRLHNGQDPDNRGRFHGELLPMSWIFSVDHLVSEYQTMVEYGQHELADNQWVRDNARDSQAGATAWCWLPSYIPIGGLDSNYYFVDTRPGPHSGCIREWARDDGDTSSEPIWDSIAEMLADIRRSVVTDSVLVEPWHPWFVHEDDEAYHGTLTWNATIALPLSAKPPAVPPSTPLHLPFPLIDFLPSEVGPDDDCVDLEAVGASVAAVARRVHPTATIDGGNTVYQRLPRRQGITANWFTIIDGVPAIFLVIVTGDGDRVIVHEHPPGGFTITTD, encoded by the coding sequence ATGAGTGTCAGCAGCGAGTGGACCGAACTCATGGCAGCTCTCGATTCGTTGTCTGATCGGGCGTTGACGTTTTTGCCGCCGGCACCAGCCGCCGACCTCGCCGCCGCCGAAGCGGCCACCGAAGCGGTGTGGCCCGAACAGCTGCGTGAGTTCTACAGATTGCACAACGGCCAAGACCCCGACAACCGGGGACGGTTCCACGGTGAGTTGCTGCCGATGTCGTGGATCTTTTCCGTGGACCATCTCGTCAGCGAATATCAGACAATGGTCGAGTACGGCCAACACGAGCTTGCCGACAATCAGTGGGTCCGCGACAACGCCCGCGACTCGCAGGCTGGGGCGACCGCGTGGTGCTGGTTGCCGTCGTACATACCGATCGGCGGGTTGGACTCCAATTACTACTTCGTCGACACCCGACCCGGACCGCACTCCGGGTGCATCCGCGAATGGGCCCGCGACGACGGCGACACCAGCAGCGAACCCATCTGGGACTCCATCGCTGAGATGCTCGCCGACATCCGTCGCAGCGTCGTGACCGACTCCGTCCTAGTCGAGCCGTGGCACCCCTGGTTCGTGCACGAGGACGATGAGGCCTATCACGGCACGCTGACGTGGAATGCGACCATCGCGCTACCCCTCAGCGCCAAACCGCCGGCAGTCCCGCCCTCAACACCTCTCCACCTACCGTTCCCGCTGATCGACTTCCTGCCCTCCGAGGTCGGACCTGACGATGACTGCGTCGACCTCGAAGCAGTCGGCGCATCCGTCGCCGCGGTCGCCCGCCGGGTACACCCCACGGCCACCATTGACGGCGGAAACACGGTCTACCAACGACTCCCCCGCCGCCAAGGCATCACAGCCAACTGGTTCACCATCATCGACGGCGTACCGGCAATCTTTCTCGTCATCGTGACCGGAGACGGCGACCGCGTCATCGTCCACGAACACCCACCCGGCGGGTTCACCATCACCACCGACTGA
- a CDS encoding ferritin-like domain-containing protein produces MSAPTTTSPTTFDFDAMLSKIKDKQWSLADIDWDAPGAEMIDPELWDRLKPFMSDLMWIENVGARGFAAMAKKAPTDTLREIYTYFHAEEQKHANAELALMRRWGMLDGDEMPEPNVNVKLIIDWLDKHADGLSLSVLGTVIPMLEVALDGALVKFIMDEIHDPICQEAFKHINADESRHLAVDFAVIELLGNSTMRKLLVDTVGAWMNPSLIIGTLRYIPLLNKMRDNIVTMGVDEERLYSAMKRFKKVGQRNPAALRVPMYRFIQWHGDMVIDRNHPYHLLADRLVKISKHYPTRTLNSSPTWSKELTYEPTA; encoded by the coding sequence ATGTCTGCACCGACCACGACTTCACCGACCACGTTCGACTTCGACGCGATGCTGTCGAAGATCAAGGACAAGCAGTGGTCTTTGGCCGACATCGACTGGGACGCCCCCGGCGCCGAGATGATCGACCCGGAGCTGTGGGATCGGCTCAAGCCCTTCATGTCGGACCTGATGTGGATCGAGAACGTCGGCGCCCGCGGGTTCGCGGCGATGGCGAAGAAGGCCCCGACCGACACGCTCCGTGAGATCTACACCTACTTCCACGCCGAGGAGCAGAAGCACGCCAACGCCGAACTCGCGCTCATGCGTCGGTGGGGGATGCTCGACGGCGACGAGATGCCCGAGCCGAACGTCAACGTCAAGCTGATCATCGACTGGCTCGACAAGCACGCCGACGGGCTGAGCCTCAGCGTGCTGGGCACCGTGATCCCGATGCTCGAGGTCGCCCTCGACGGCGCCCTGGTCAAGTTCATCATGGACGAGATCCACGACCCGATCTGCCAGGAGGCGTTCAAGCACATCAATGCCGACGAATCCCGCCATCTCGCTGTCGATTTCGCGGTGATCGAGCTGCTCGGCAACTCGACGATGCGCAAGCTGCTCGTCGACACCGTCGGCGCATGGATGAACCCGTCGCTGATCATCGGGACCCTGCGGTACATCCCGCTGCTGAACAAGATGCGCGACAACATCGTCACCATGGGTGTCGACGAAGAGCGCCTCTACAGCGCGATGAAGCGTTTCAAGAAGGTCGGGCAGCGCAATCCCGCGGCTCTCCGAGTTCCCATGTACCGCTTCATCCAGTGGCACGGCGACATGGTGATCGACCGCAATCACCCCTACCATCTTCTCGCCGACCGTCTGGTGAAGATCAGCAAGCACTACCCGACGCGCACGCTCAACTCGAGCCCCACCTGGTCGAAGGAACTCACCTACGAGCCGACCGCCTGA
- a CDS encoding ferredoxin--NADP reductase gives MGPSPESAGDAPSRTSGRLQLQVREVIRETADAASVVFEAPDDGFSYRPGQFITVGAQLPDGMAPRCYSLSSAPGHDPHPAITVKRVPGGQVSNWLIDHATPGMSVDIIPPTGAFTPREWTDDFVVVAAGSGITPAMSIIKTALMTHDNAVTLIYANRDEQSVIFAAAIAELQDAYPERFVVRHWLESERGLPTAAELTPLVAGDGANRVAYLCGPTPFMDVAHAALDAAGLPSTQIHRELFYSLTTNPFSAAAATTTATPAARSAPPEDGVRVTVDIEGETHEVAWPRDAFLLDALLDNGIEAPYVCREGNCGGCEYILTEGEVEMRVNDTLDDFDLRRGARLACQSTPVSDVIAITYD, from the coding sequence GTGGGCCCCTCCCCCGAGTCGGCCGGCGACGCGCCGTCGCGCACGTCCGGCCGGCTGCAACTCCAGGTCCGCGAGGTGATCCGGGAGACCGCCGACGCCGCGTCGGTGGTGTTCGAGGCTCCCGACGACGGATTCAGCTACCGCCCAGGTCAGTTCATCACCGTGGGTGCACAACTGCCCGACGGTATGGCACCGCGCTGCTACTCGCTGTCGAGTGCACCCGGTCACGATCCGCACCCGGCCATCACCGTCAAACGGGTTCCCGGCGGCCAGGTGTCGAACTGGTTGATCGACCACGCCACCCCGGGCATGAGCGTCGACATCATCCCCCCGACCGGCGCCTTCACGCCTCGCGAGTGGACCGACGACTTCGTGGTCGTGGCCGCCGGCAGTGGGATCACGCCCGCGATGTCGATCATCAAGACCGCGTTGATGACCCACGACAACGCCGTGACGCTGATCTACGCCAATCGCGACGAGCAGTCGGTCATCTTCGCCGCGGCCATCGCGGAGTTGCAGGACGCGTACCCGGAGAGATTCGTCGTCCGACACTGGCTCGAGTCCGAGCGGGGGCTGCCGACCGCAGCCGAGTTGACCCCGCTGGTGGCCGGTGACGGTGCGAACCGGGTCGCGTACCTGTGCGGTCCGACGCCCTTCATGGATGTCGCACACGCGGCCCTGGACGCCGCCGGCCTGCCGTCGACGCAGATCCATCGGGAGCTGTTCTATTCGCTGACCACGAACCCGTTCTCGGCTGCAGCAGCAACGACGACCGCGACCCCTGCGGCCCGGTCCGCCCCGCCGGAGGACGGGGTCCGGGTCACCGTCGACATCGAGGGTGAGACCCACGAGGTGGCGTGGCCGCGCGACGCATTCCTGCTCGACGCCCTGCTGGACAACGGCATCGAGGCGCCCTACGTGTGCCGCGAGGGCAACTGCGGTGGTTGCGAATACATCCTCACCGAGGGTGAGGTGGAGATGCGGGTGAACGACACCCTCGACGACTTCGACCTCCGCCGCGGCGCACGTCTGGCGTGTCAGTCGACGCCGGTCTCCGACGTCATCGCCATCACGTACGACTGA